In Thermococcus sp. M39, the following are encoded in one genomic region:
- the oadA gene encoding sodium-extruding oxaloacetate decarboxylase subunit alpha, translated as MVEIIDTTFRDAHQSLIATRMSTKDMLPIAEKMDKIGFYSMEVWGGATFDAALRFLREDPWERLRLLREHIKKTKLQMLLRGQNVVGYRHYPDDVVEKFVELAYKNGIDIFRVFDALNDVRNMRTAIKKAKEVGAEVQGAIVYTTGPVFTLDYYLEKVDELIELDVDYITIKDMAALLDPQMAYELVKEIKERYGIKVNVHTHATSGLASATYLKAVEAGADFIDTAIYPLANGTAQPAIQTIYHALKEKDKPQIDMKIIFQISRYLRKILDEKYEHLMNKRALHGDPNVLLHQIPGGMYSNLLKQLSELKALDKLDEVLEEVPRVREELGYPPLVTPTSQIVGTQAVFNVLFGRYKMITEETKKYVKGLYGKPPIPIKEEIKKLILGDAEPITVRPADLLEPILEKCRKELEKKGYLEKEEDVLTYALFPQVALEFFELRKKGELKPVEEKPKGKIIKIYIGGREYEIGIEGVKLENLVMPVISAQEKVMQPIAAPAPAPAVPVSSVPSPAAAPGAGEGVVTAPMPGKILRILVNEGDRVKVGQGLLVLEAMKMENEIPAPKDGVVKKILVKEGDTVDTGQPLIEIG; from the coding sequence ATGGTTGAGATAATAGATACAACCTTTAGAGATGCTCACCAATCATTAATAGCAACAAGAATGAGCACAAAAGATATGCTCCCGATAGCTGAAAAGATGGACAAGATAGGTTTTTACTCAATGGAAGTCTGGGGAGGAGCAACTTTTGATGCTGCCTTGAGATTTCTGAGGGAAGATCCTTGGGAAAGACTGAGACTCTTAAGAGAGCATATAAAGAAAACAAAACTTCAGATGCTTCTGAGAGGTCAAAATGTCGTTGGATACAGGCATTATCCCGACGATGTTGTAGAAAAGTTTGTGGAGTTAGCTTATAAAAATGGAATCGACATTTTCAGAGTTTTTGATGCTCTAAATGACGTTAGAAACATGAGAACAGCAATTAAAAAAGCCAAAGAGGTAGGAGCAGAAGTTCAGGGAGCTATAGTTTACACTACCGGTCCAGTTTTCACGCTTGATTACTACCTAGAGAAGGTTGATGAGCTAATAGAGCTTGATGTGGATTACATAACAATCAAAGATATGGCCGCCCTTTTGGATCCTCAAATGGCTTATGAACTCGTGAAAGAGATTAAAGAACGCTATGGCATCAAAGTTAATGTCCACACACATGCAACAAGCGGTTTAGCTTCAGCTACCTATCTAAAAGCTGTAGAAGCTGGAGCAGATTTTATAGACACTGCAATCTATCCGTTAGCCAATGGAACAGCACAGCCAGCAATCCAAACAATCTATCATGCATTAAAGGAAAAGGATAAGCCTCAAATTGATATGAAGATTATCTTCCAGATTTCTCGCTACCTAAGAAAAATTCTCGATGAAAAATATGAGCACCTAATGAATAAAAGGGCTCTTCACGGAGATCCAAATGTTCTACTTCACCAAATTCCGGGAGGAATGTATTCCAACCTACTAAAACAACTAAGCGAGCTCAAAGCGCTGGACAAACTAGATGAAGTCCTTGAAGAAGTGCCGAGAGTCAGAGAAGAGCTTGGATATCCTCCTTTAGTTACTCCCACTTCACAGATAGTTGGGACTCAAGCAGTTTTCAATGTTCTATTCGGACGGTACAAAATGATAACTGAGGAAACTAAGAAATATGTCAAGGGATTGTATGGAAAGCCACCAATCCCAATAAAGGAGGAAATAAAGAAGCTTATCCTTGGAGATGCGGAACCAATAACAGTTAGACCTGCTGATTTACTTGAACCTATACTTGAAAAGTGCAGAAAAGAGCTCGAGAAAAAAGGATACCTAGAGAAGGAAGAAGACGTATTAACTTACGCTCTCTTTCCACAGGTTGCTCTTGAGTTCTTTGAGCTAAGGAAGAAAGGAGAACTCAAACCTGTCGAAGAAAAGCCAAAAGGCAAAATTATTAAGATATACATTGGTGGAAGAGAGTATGAAATTGGGATTGAGGGAGTAAAGCTTGAAAATCTTGTAATGCCAGTAATCTCAGCACAAGAAAAAGTTATGCAACCAATAGCAGCACCGGCTCCGGCTCCAGCGGTTCCGGTTTCGTCTGTTCCTTCGCCAGCGGCGGCTCCGGGGGCGGGTGAGGGTGTTGTTACTGCGCCGATGCCTGGTAAGATTTTGAGGATTCTTGTTAATGAAGGGGATCGGGTAAAGGTTGGTCAAGGGTTGTTAGTTCTAGAAGCAATGAAGATGGAGAATGAAATTCCAGCACCAAAAGATGGTGTTGTAAAGAAAATCCTCGTAAAAGAAGGCGACACAGTAGACACCGGACAACCACTAATAGAAATAGGGTGA
- the fba gene encoding class I fructose-bisphosphate aldolase — MDAFQNVGIKRRLKRFFRRDGRALIFAMDHGFEHGPTDFEEVWEHIKPKIIIRKVVRAGIDGVMMLPGIARIAADELKPDTGLMIKLTSKTNLRPKEDQLLQSPLGFVEDAIKLGADAVAATVYWGSPYEDIMMKQFAEIASIAHDFGLPVVQFAYPRGPYINEKYGKKEDYRVVMYGARAAAEMGADMIKTYWTGSKETFAKVVDAAAGVPVLLSGGAKAKNPFEFLKIVYDVIEAGGAGAVVGRNIFQRENPEPMIKALLRVIHRNEEPEEAAKAEGLI; from the coding sequence GTGGATGCATTTCAGAATGTTGGAATTAAACGAAGACTCAAAAGGTTCTTTAGAAGAGATGGCAGAGCTTTGATATTCGCTATGGATCACGGCTTTGAGCATGGTCCAACGGATTTTGAAGAAGTTTGGGAGCATATAAAGCCGAAGATAATCATAAGAAAGGTCGTTAGAGCGGGCATCGATGGCGTTATGATGCTGCCAGGAATCGCAAGAATTGCTGCTGATGAGTTGAAACCAGATACCGGTTTGATGATCAAGCTCACGAGTAAGACAAATTTAAGACCAAAGGAAGACCAGCTTTTGCAGAGCCCCCTCGGCTTTGTTGAAGATGCCATTAAGCTCGGGGCTGATGCAGTTGCGGCGACAGTTTACTGGGGCTCACCTTATGAGGACATAATGATGAAGCAGTTCGCTGAAATCGCGAGCATTGCTCATGACTTTGGACTGCCCGTTGTTCAGTTCGCTTATCCAAGAGGACCCTACATCAATGAAAAATATGGCAAAAAAGAAGACTATAGAGTTGTAATGTATGGAGCAAGAGCAGCAGCAGAAATGGGTGCAGATATGATTAAAACTTACTGGACTGGTTCAAAAGAGACGTTTGCTAAAGTTGTTGATGCAGCTGCCGGTGTTCCCGTCCTTCTAAGTGGAGGAGCAAAAGCTAAGAATCCTTTTGAATTCTTGAAGATCGTTTATGATGTCATTGAAGCCGGCGGAGCTGGAGCAGTCGTTGGCAGAAACATATTCCAGCGTGAAAATCCAGAACCTATGATTAAAGCTTTGCTTAGAGTAATTCACCGCAACGAAGAGCCCGAAGAGGCTGCAAAAGCTGAAGGATTAATCTGA
- a CDS encoding biotin--[acetyl-CoA-carboxylase] ligase, with amino-acid sequence MLNLNTKIIGKKVIYLQEVDSTNEFAKKIAPQEKEGTVIVADVQTRGKGRKLRAWSSPRGGLWMSVILKPDVHPQHITKLVFISALAVVETLAEFGIKGKIKWPNDVLVNEKKICGILSEGKYLESRVEYVILGIGLNVNNELPKELKNTATSMREVLGHDVSLVEVVKNLFNKLDKWYLEFLKGNHNKILDSWRMHSTVIGKNVRIITDEGEIIGVVVDIDEDGALIIKQNGILRKIYYGDVSLRFA; translated from the coding sequence ATGCTAAACCTCAATACAAAAATCATAGGGAAAAAGGTCATATATCTTCAAGAGGTAGATTCCACGAACGAATTTGCCAAAAAGATAGCTCCCCAGGAAAAGGAGGGTACAGTGATTGTTGCGGATGTTCAGACAAGAGGAAAAGGGAGAAAGCTGAGAGCTTGGTCATCTCCAAGAGGCGGCTTGTGGATGAGTGTTATTCTAAAGCCAGATGTTCACCCACAACATATCACAAAGCTCGTGTTTATTTCAGCACTCGCTGTTGTTGAGACTTTAGCTGAATTTGGAATCAAAGGGAAAATAAAATGGCCGAACGATGTTCTTGTTAATGAAAAGAAAATCTGCGGAATTTTAAGTGAAGGAAAATACTTAGAGAGCAGAGTTGAATATGTGATTTTGGGCATTGGATTGAATGTCAACAACGAGCTTCCCAAGGAGCTGAAGAATACTGCAACATCTATGCGAGAAGTCCTCGGACATGATGTTTCTCTTGTTGAGGTCGTTAAAAATCTCTTTAATAAATTGGACAAGTGGTATCTCGAATTTCTAAAGGGAAATCATAACAAAATTTTAGACAGTTGGAGAATGCATAGCACTGTAATCGGCAAAAATGTTAGAATTATTACAGATGAGGGTGAAATAATTGGAGTTGTTGTTGATATTGACGAAGATGGTGCTCTAATCATCAAGCAGAATGGCATCCTAAGAAAGATCTACTACGGTGATGTGTCCCTCAGATTTGCCTGA
- a CDS encoding dicarboxylate/amino acid:cation symporter: protein MAQKGILRTYLDIPVLQKILAGLILGAIFGLIMGHLGYADAVKTYIKPFGDLFVRLLKMLVMPIVFASLVVGAASISPARLGRVGIKIVVYYLITSAFAVMLGIIMARIFKPGLGLQLATGAQFQPKEAPSMVQTLLNIIPTNPFSALANGQVLPTIFFAIVLGIAITYLMNSKDELVRDSANTLFKAINGLAEAMYKIVGGVMQYAPIGVFALIAYVMAEQGVKVVGQLAKVVVAVYLGLILQIVLVYFVLLKVFGLDPIKFIKKAKDAMITAFVTRSSSGTLPVTMRVAEEEMGISKGIYSFTLPLGATINMDGTALYQGVCTFFIALAIGQHLTIGQQLTIVLTAVLASIGTAGVPGAGAIMLAMVLQSVGLPLTEPSVAAAYAMILGIDAILDMGRTMVNVTGDLTGTTIVAKTEGELDLSKWQ from the coding sequence ATGGCACAGAAGGGGATTTTGAGGACTTATCTCGACATTCCAGTGCTTCAGAAGATTTTGGCTGGCTTGATTCTCGGTGCAATTTTTGGTTTGATTATGGGGCATCTAGGATATGCAGATGCCGTCAAGACCTACATTAAGCCCTTCGGTGACCTCTTTGTCAGACTGCTGAAGATGTTAGTTATGCCAATAGTCTTTGCATCGCTAGTAGTTGGTGCAGCAAGCATAAGCCCAGCTAGACTCGGAAGGGTTGGAATTAAGATCGTTGTCTATTATCTAATCACCTCAGCGTTTGCCGTTATGCTTGGTATAATAATGGCAAGAATCTTCAAACCAGGTCTTGGCTTGCAGCTTGCAACAGGTGCACAGTTCCAGCCAAAGGAAGCTCCCTCAATGGTTCAGACGCTCCTCAATATAATCCCAACAAATCCCTTCAGTGCTTTAGCAAACGGACAGGTTCTGCCAACTATATTCTTCGCAATTGTCCTCGGAATAGCAATCACATACCTAATGAACAGCAAGGATGAGCTCGTCAGAGACAGTGCTAACACGCTCTTCAAGGCAATAAACGGTCTCGCAGAGGCTATGTACAAGATCGTCGGCGGTGTTATGCAATATGCTCCAATAGGTGTCTTCGCATTGATTGCCTATGTTATGGCTGAGCAGGGAGTCAAAGTTGTTGGCCAATTAGCAAAGGTTGTTGTGGCAGTTTACCTTGGCTTAATCCTCCAGATAGTCCTCGTTTACTTTGTGCTTCTCAAGGTCTTTGGACTCGATCCAATCAAGTTCATCAAGAAGGCTAAAGATGCCATGATTACAGCATTCGTTACAAGAAGCTCAAGCGGTACTTTACCAGTTACAATGAGAGTTGCTGAGGAGGAAATGGGAATAAGCAAGGGCATCTACTCATTCACACTTCCACTCGGTGCAACAATTAACATGGATGGAACAGCTCTGTATCAAGGTGTCTGTACATTCTTCATCGCCCTTGCAATAGGCCAGCACCTCACCATTGGACAGCAGCTCACAATAGTTCTCACAGCAGTTCTTGCTTCAATCGGTACAGCAGGTGTTCCCGGAGCCGGTGCAATAATGCTTGCGATGGTTCTCCAGAGCGTTGGGCTTCCGCTAACAGAGCCAAGCGTTGCCGCAGCATATGCAATGATTCTCGGTATTGACGCTATCTTGGACATGGGTAGAACAATGGTCAACGTTACTGGTGATTTAACTGGTACCACAATCGTTGCAAAGACTGAGGGTGAGCTTGACTTGAGCAAGTGGCAGTGA
- a CDS encoding exodeoxyribonuclease VII small subunit, giving the protein MRKLGVLLIVLLLGISMAYAQEVPFYKEEFVFTIKVLDNGDAQITLRTSWLEPKDEIQKQIEQILNQTNLTKEEAIKKYKQEQLERYIASLANYGIKTTNQSLEILGLDKGNNLTVIFTAVAEKFAKYYSYDGYWEIIVDPTRGYGTAPIPDTGLPYEVELHNVFIIELPQDAKLLEYPRPITREYNQSKFYVRSKVEGNKIIVTSDIYLEPFLKPEGFRALFGDYNTFYVRYTTPQPGEEEQYQKVVSEQYLRAEILPNGTTNLFIKDTYIEPKDQVQLMKLQINLMGVQNVTNLILQNNIQALGGQGIKVSKANVQILGLNETGPLIIEANYVVQNFTKRVNGTYEYSFDPTLGYMFYNIGYRAQNEINQTLKIEFILPKDAKIVEVPQNLTREFKGNKFTLTTLVDGNRILVTTNVFIRYGAPQEDIQKLFANVSRAYIKFTLPETSQRFGYKQIGAAVGAIVLIGAAIFLIMRR; this is encoded by the coding sequence ATGAGAAAGTTGGGTGTGCTGTTAATAGTCCTCCTTTTGGGCATCTCAATGGCTTATGCTCAAGAGGTTCCGTTCTATAAGGAGGAGTTTGTGTTCACAATTAAAGTTTTGGACAATGGGGATGCTCAAATAACCTTGAGGACTTCATGGCTTGAGCCTAAAGATGAAATACAAAAGCAGATTGAACAGATACTTAATCAAACTAATCTCACGAAGGAAGAGGCAATTAAGAAGTATAAGCAAGAACAACTTGAGAGATACATCGCAAGTCTTGCAAATTATGGAATAAAAACGACTAACCAAAGCTTGGAGATCTTGGGTCTTGATAAGGGTAACAACCTAACAGTGATCTTTACAGCTGTTGCAGAGAAGTTCGCAAAATACTATTCATATGATGGTTACTGGGAAATTATAGTTGACCCGACTAGAGGATATGGAACTGCTCCAATTCCAGACACTGGCTTACCTTATGAAGTTGAGCTTCACAATGTCTTCATAATTGAGCTTCCTCAAGATGCGAAGCTTTTGGAGTATCCGAGGCCCATAACAAGGGAATACAACCAGAGCAAGTTCTATGTTCGCTCAAAGGTTGAAGGTAACAAGATAATTGTAACCTCGGATATATACCTTGAACCGTTTCTCAAACCCGAAGGATTTAGAGCACTCTTTGGTGATTACAATACATTCTATGTTAGATACACAACACCTCAACCAGGAGAAGAGGAGCAGTATCAGAAAGTAGTTTCTGAGCAGTACTTGAGAGCTGAAATTCTACCAAATGGAACAACCAATTTGTTCATAAAAGACACGTACATCGAGCCAAAAGATCAAGTCCAGCTTATGAAACTCCAGATAAATCTGATGGGAGTTCAGAATGTTACTAATTTGATTCTCCAGAATAATATACAAGCGCTTGGAGGTCAAGGAATTAAAGTCAGCAAGGCAAATGTTCAAATTTTGGGACTAAACGAGACAGGACCTTTAATTATTGAAGCAAATTATGTTGTCCAGAACTTCACAAAAAGAGTGAACGGAACATATGAATACTCTTTTGACCCAACTCTGGGATATATGTTCTATAACATCGGATACAGAGCTCAGAATGAAATAAATCAAACTCTAAAGATTGAGTTTATCCTTCCAAAAGACGCTAAAATTGTTGAAGTTCCGCAGAACTTAACAAGGGAGTTTAAGGGCAATAAGTTCACTTTAACAACATTAGTTGATGGGAACAGAATCTTGGTAACCACAAATGTTTTCATTCGCTACGGTGCGCCTCAAGAGGATATCCAAAAACTCTTTGCAAATGTCAGCAGGGCATACATCAAATTCACACTCCCAGAAACTTCTCAAAGGTTCGGCTATAAACAGATAGGAGCTGCAGTTGGTGCAATCGTGCTTATAGGAGCAGCAATCTTCTTGATTATGAGAAGGTGA
- a CDS encoding alanyl-tRNA editing protein has translation MTRKLYYEDAYLKEAKAKVVEIKNNALLLDQTIFYPTGGGQPHDRGTINDVQVLDVYKDEEGNVWHVVEEPEKFNVGDDVELKIDWDYRYKLMRIHTAMHLLDHVLNEVLGKGKWQLYGSGMSVEKGRYDILYPENVNKYKEQIIELFNKYVDEGGEVKIWWEGEKRLTQIRDFEILPCGGTHVKDIKEIGHIKKLKRSSIGKGKQRLEIWLED, from the coding sequence ATGACAAGGAAGCTTTACTATGAAGATGCTTATTTGAAAGAAGCAAAAGCCAAAGTCGTTGAAATAAAGAACAATGCTCTGCTTTTGGACCAAACTATTTTCTATCCAACAGGTGGAGGACAACCCCATGATAGAGGAACAATAAACGATGTTCAAGTTTTGGACGTTTACAAAGACGAAGAAGGCAATGTTTGGCATGTCGTAGAAGAGCCAGAGAAGTTTAATGTGGGGGATGATGTTGAGCTTAAGATAGACTGGGACTACCGCTATAAGCTCATGCGCATTCACACAGCAATGCACCTTTTGGATCATGTGTTGAATGAAGTTCTCGGCAAGGGCAAATGGCAGCTTTACGGTAGCGGAATGAGTGTCGAAAAGGGGAGATATGACATTCTTTACCCAGAAAACGTTAACAAATACAAAGAGCAGATTATTGAGCTTTTCAATAAGTATGTGGACGAAGGCGGAGAAGTTAAGATTTGGTGGGAAGGCGAGAAAAGGCTCACACAAATCAGGGACTTTGAAATCCTCCCATGCGGTGGAACCCATGTAAAGGATATTAAGGAGATTGGGCATATTAAAAAGCTAAAGCGCTCAAGCATAGGGAAAGGCAAGCAGAGGCTGGAGATATGGCTTGAGGATTAA
- a CDS encoding DUF167 family protein, translated as MIKQTKDGVILLVHVQPNAKKNSIEGIDKWKGRIKIKVSAPPVGGKANKELIKFLSKLLGKEVVIIRGETSREKDLLIKGASMEEVKKKLEI; from the coding sequence ATGATAAAGCAAACAAAAGATGGTGTTATTCTCCTCGTCCATGTCCAGCCAAATGCAAAAAAGAACAGCATTGAGGGAATTGACAAGTGGAAGGGAAGGATTAAAATAAAAGTTAGTGCTCCTCCAGTTGGCGGGAAAGCCAACAAAGAATTAATAAAGTTCCTCTCAAAGCTCCTTGGAAAGGAGGTTGTTATAATACGTGGAGAAACTTCAAGGGAAAAAGACTTGCTGATTAAAGGAGCAAGTATGGAGGAGGTAAAGAAAAAGCTGGAGATTTAA
- a CDS encoding DUF402 domain-containing protein, whose protein sequence is MSQKIHLIYKRIPNRILERYDEVIDDLGDIIVAKSKFYGMLAPLYVNGVKVIENEYTMIYFAFIGQNYDILKVYDKEGNFKGFYVDVLAYTKRYGDTLEMLDLFLDIFIFPNGEAFLLDEDELEMALNYGLIDKETFDFAYKVADEIMRAVKEKKFPPKIVWEYSLEGRE, encoded by the coding sequence ATGAGTCAAAAAATCCATCTCATCTACAAGCGCATTCCGAACAGAATTCTTGAAAGATACGATGAAGTGATAGATGACCTAGGAGATATTATTGTTGCCAAGTCCAAATTTTATGGAATGCTTGCACCCCTTTATGTAAATGGAGTTAAGGTCATTGAAAATGAATACACAATGATTTACTTCGCCTTTATCGGGCAAAATTATGATATCCTAAAGGTCTATGATAAAGAGGGCAACTTCAAAGGTTTCTATGTTGATGTTTTAGCCTACACAAAGAGATATGGAGACACTTTAGAGATGCTCGACCTATTTTTAGATATATTTATCTTCCCAAATGGCGAAGCTTTCCTTTTAGATGAGGACGAGCTTGAAATGGCTCTCAATTATGGTCTAATCGACAAAGAGACCTTTGATTTCGCCTACAAAGTTGCAGATGAAATAATGAGGGCTGTAAAAGAAAAGAAGTTTCCTCCAAAAATTGTTTGGGAATACAGTCTGGAGGGGAGAGAATGA
- the glyS gene encoding glycine--tRNA ligase, giving the protein MKIDKYEILSDLMRRRGFAWGSFEIYGGARGFYDYGPLGATIKRKIERKIREAFQREGFFELETPDITPEEVFIASGHVEKFVDPLVECTKCHARYRADHLIEENLDIDVEGLSAEELTKIIRENGIKCPQCGGELSDVWYFNLMFETYIGPYKDKKGYLRPETAQGIFVNFKRLNAFARNKLPFGVFQIGKAYRNEISPRQGMIRLREFTQAEAEIFFNPKETEHPHFDEVKDEVVRLYPIEHQLKNLGEIEITLEEAVKKGYVMNTFFAYYMAMVKRILLDIGIPEKAIRFRQQLPEERAHYSKDTWDVEIYSERFGWIECVGIAYRGDYDLSRHMKMSGADLTVMIHYDEPKIVKRLKVSLDMKRVGPKLKKDAKRINDKLKEMSEEELRKLVEELEEKCKVSIEGYELEKEDFIIKEVEEKITGEKIVPHVLEPSFGIDRPFYLLLENSLTIDEDGRIYLKIKKDMAPIEVAVLPLVAKEPLTTIAYNVFRTLQKAGFIAVYDEKDTIGRRYARYDEIGTPYCVTIDNQTPEDNTVTIRDRDTREQIRVKIDELPKKLKELIFGSS; this is encoded by the coding sequence ATGAAGATAGATAAGTATGAAATCCTCTCAGATTTGATGAGAAGAAGGGGCTTTGCATGGGGGAGCTTTGAGATTTATGGGGGAGCGAGAGGTTTCTACGATTACGGTCCTCTTGGAGCAACAATAAAGAGAAAGATTGAGCGTAAAATCAGAGAGGCTTTCCAGAGAGAGGGCTTTTTTGAACTTGAAACTCCAGACATAACTCCTGAGGAAGTTTTCATAGCCTCAGGACACGTTGAAAAGTTCGTGGATCCACTAGTTGAGTGTACCAAGTGCCATGCAAGATACAGGGCAGACCACCTTATTGAGGAGAACTTGGACATTGATGTCGAAGGATTGAGTGCTGAAGAGCTTACCAAGATAATAAGGGAAAACGGCATAAAGTGTCCCCAGTGTGGTGGAGAATTGAGCGATGTATGGTATTTCAACTTGATGTTTGAGACATATATAGGTCCTTACAAGGATAAGAAAGGTTATTTAAGACCGGAAACCGCTCAAGGTATTTTCGTGAACTTTAAGAGACTCAACGCTTTTGCGAGAAACAAGCTCCCATTCGGTGTGTTCCAGATTGGAAAGGCATACAGAAATGAAATTTCACCAAGGCAAGGGATGATTAGGCTTAGAGAGTTCACTCAAGCTGAGGCTGAGATATTCTTCAATCCAAAAGAGACAGAGCATCCGCACTTCGATGAGGTCAAAGATGAGGTTGTTAGGCTCTATCCAATTGAGCATCAGCTCAAGAACCTTGGCGAGATTGAAATAACGCTTGAAGAAGCAGTTAAGAAAGGCTATGTCATGAACACGTTCTTTGCTTATTACATGGCTATGGTGAAGAGAATTCTACTTGATATCGGCATTCCAGAAAAGGCGATAAGATTCAGGCAGCAGCTTCCAGAGGAGAGAGCACACTATTCGAAAGATACTTGGGACGTTGAAATTTACAGCGAAAGATTCGGATGGATTGAATGTGTCGGTATCGCTTACAGAGGAGATTACGACTTAAGCAGACACATGAAGATGAGCGGTGCCGATTTGACAGTTATGATCCACTATGATGAGCCGAAGATTGTAAAAAGGCTCAAAGTGAGCCTAGATATGAAAAGAGTAGGTCCAAAGCTCAAGAAAGATGCAAAAAGAATCAACGACAAGCTCAAAGAGATGAGCGAGGAGGAGCTCAGAAAGCTTGTTGAAGAACTTGAAGAGAAATGTAAAGTCAGCATTGAGGGTTATGAGCTTGAGAAGGAGGACTTCATAATCAAAGAAGTTGAAGAAAAGATAACCGGTGAAAAAATTGTTCCTCACGTCTTAGAGCCAAGTTTCGGTATTGACAGACCGTTCTACCTCCTCCTTGAGAACTCACTAACAATTGATGAGGACGGAAGAATTTACCTCAAGATAAAGAAGGACATGGCTCCAATAGAGGTTGCCGTTCTGCCATTAGTTGCAAAGGAACCACTAACAACGATAGCTTACAACGTCTTTAGGACGCTCCAGAAAGCGGGATTCATAGCAGTTTACGATGAGAAGGACACAATCGGAAGGAGATACGCAAGATACGATGAGATTGGAACTCCATACTGTGTAACCATTGACAACCAAACACCGGAAGACAACACCGTAACAATCAGAGACAGAGATACGAGGGAGCAAATTAGGGTTAAGATTGATGAATTACCAAAGAAGCTGAAGGAGCTTATCTTTGGCTCCTCTTGA
- a CDS encoding LSm family protein, whose protein sequence is MAERPLDVIHRSLDKDVLVILKKGFEFRGRLIGYDIHLNVVLADAQLIEGGEVTKKYGKIVIRGDNVLAISPVETE, encoded by the coding sequence ATGGCGGAAAGACCACTTGATGTTATACACAGGTCATTGGACAAGGATGTTTTGGTAATCCTTAAGAAGGGATTCGAGTTTAGAGGCAGGCTTATCGGTTATGACATTCACCTGAATGTTGTCCTTGCAGACGCTCAGCTTATTGAGGGCGGCGAGGTAACGAAAAAATATGGCAAGATCGTAATTAGAGGAGACAATGTGTTGGCTATTTCACCAGTAGAAACTGAGTGA
- a CDS encoding 50S ribosomal protein L37e, translating into MGSGTAPHGKRNRTPTHIKCRRCGRKAYNIRKGYCAACGFGRSRRLRKYSWSKKWKKAKNVH; encoded by the coding sequence GTGGGAAGCGGAACAGCACCCCATGGAAAGAGGAATAGGACTCCTACTCACATAAAGTGTAGAAGATGTGGAAGAAAAGCCTACAACATTAGAAAAGGCTACTGCGCTGCTTGTGGCTTTGGAAGGAGTAGAAGATTAAGGAAGTACAGCTGGTCAAAGAAGTGGAAGAAAGCTAAGAACGTCCACTGA